From a region of the Mobula hypostoma chromosome 6, sMobHyp1.1, whole genome shotgun sequence genome:
- the ripply3 gene encoding protein ripply3, producing the protein METAFYCVRAKVTQTCHCCRGRQAETGNSGQAQSSPALWRPWVVTARDTEKRKRSSLDSVPDGSESRQSLGFKHPVRLYLPRSKADHYLHLMGEKVLASFPVQATMHFYNDDSDTEEEEEQEEFVSLDLESEDAPETAEMFWKQ; encoded by the exons ATGGAAACTGCATTTTACTGTGTCCGGGCCAAAGTCACACAGACCTGCCACTGCTGCAGGGGGAGGCAAGCAGAGACAGGGAACTCCGGGCAGGCTCAGAG TTCCCCGGCGTTATGGAGACCTTGGGTTGTCACAGCCAGAGACACGGAAAAGCGCAAGCGAAGCTCG CTGGACTCAGTTCCTGACGGTTCAGAGAGCAGGCAATCCTTGGGATTTAAACACCCCGTCAG GCTATACCTGCCTAGATCTAAGGCTGACCATTACCTGCACCTCATGGGAGAAAAGGTCCTGGCGAGTTTCCCCGTCCAGGCAACAATGCACTTTTATAATGACGACTCGGACacggaagaggaggaggagcaggaggAATTCGTGTCCCTTGACTTGGAATCGGAAGATGCTCCGGAAACAGCAGAGATGTTTTGGAAACAGTGA